The following proteins are co-located in the Solea solea chromosome 21, fSolSol10.1, whole genome shotgun sequence genome:
- the LOC131448835 gene encoding RNA-binding protein with serine-rich domain 1-like — protein sequence MAPSPTKRKEDDKSKQRGKEKSGTTKEGADKDRGRDKNRTRRSASTGSSRSSSSSSSSSGSSSGSSSGSSSSASSHSGSSSSRSSSSSSSSSSPSPSRQRHNNRRRSRSKSKSAKKDDRDRRRRSPTPKPTKVYLGRLTRNVIKEHIQEIFSTYGKIKMIDMPMNRVHPHLSKGYAYVEFETHDEAEKALKHMDGGQIDGQEITVTAVLTPTVRPPPRRLSPPRRMPPPPPMWRRTPPRMRRRSRSPRRRSPVRRRSRSPGRRRHRSRSSSNSSR from the exons AT GGCGCCTTCCCCGACAAAGAGAAAGGAGGATGACAAGAGTAAACAGCGAGGCAAGGAGAAGTCAGGAACCACGAAAGAAGGTGCTGACAAAGACCGGGGCCGTGACAAGAACCGCACACGGCGCAGTGCCTCCACTGGGAGCAGCAG gtccagctccagctccagcagcagctcaggctCCAGCTCCGGATCGTCCAGCGGCTCCAGCTCCTCGGCCTCCAGCCACTCGGGCTCGTCCAGCTcccgctcctcttcctcctcctcctcgtcttcttcaCCGAGCCCCAGCCGCCAGCGCCACAACAACAGACGGCGTTCACGCTCAAA GTCAAAATCGGCAAAGAAGGATGACAGGGACAGAAGACGCAGGAGCCCCACACCCAAACCCACCAAGGTCTACCTGGGCCGGCTGACGAGAAACGTCATCAAG GAACACATCCAGGAGATCTTCTCCACCTACGGCAAGATCAAGATGATTGACATGCCCATGAACCGCGTCCACCCTCACCTGTCTAAAGGCTACGCGTATGTGGAGTTTGAGACTCACGACGAGGCGGAGAAGGCCCTGAAACACATGGATGGAG GTCAGATTGACGGTCAGGAGatcacagtcacagctgtgctGACTCCCACCGTGCGTCCACCACCTCGCAGGCTGTCTCCTCCTCGCCGGatgcctcctccacctccaatGTGGCGACGCACGCCGCCTCGTATGAGGAGAAG GTCTCGGTCTCCGCGGCGACGCTCTCCAGTGCGGCGCAGGTCTCGGTCCCCTGGCCGCCGGCGCCACCGGTCACGCTCCAGTTCTAACTCCTCGCGCTAA
- the LOC131448833 gene encoding solute carrier family 2, facilitated glucose transporter member 11-like: MTSTGETKPGDTSRPSGNGRILALTVCSAGIGGTFQYGYNISIINAPTSYIQSFINNTYMERWGTGLDIPQVTVLWTLIVSAFSLGGLIGALLAGPMAVHCGRKNSLLVNNVFLFVGAVLVLTCRVAKSFEMVILARILVGINSGVSMNIQPMYFGESAPTHLRGAVAFSSAVFTAFGIFLGQVVGLTELLGSEPLWTYLLASNTLPGLIQLLTLPWFPESPRYLLIDRGDREACLHALGRLRGGEAPVLEMEELCREQQQQLVNNRPGAASKTPWSLFKDRELRSQLRIVMFASSAMMLCGNDSIYFYASYIFLEAGIPSDKVQYAAIGTGASELIASILSNLLIERMGRRYLLLGGYSLMSCWSIVFTIALILQSRGVAGMPYLSIVCVYAYILSFGLGPAGVTGILPAEIFDQGARPAAYMIAGSFMWLSLFLVGMLFPFIVNGLGNFCFLPFLVVCLISAVFLGYSVPETKGKTLAEITSEFQRKRDTKKSKPGKQEDGTVENHYQLGAASSFTSLKQYPGLNPMNEDRNLINSSERENESDHAFGVIESTL; encoded by the coding sequence ATGACCTCAACGGGTGAAACTAAGCCAGGAGACACCAGCAGACCCTCAGGCAATGGCAGGATTCTCGCACTGACGGTGTGCTCTGCAGGCATTGGAGGCACCTTCCAGTATGGCTACAACATCTCAATCATCAACGCCCCCACCAGCTACATCCAGAGCTTCATCAATAACACCTATATGGAGCGATGGGGCACAGGCCTGGACATCCCTCAGGTGACAGTCTTGTGGACTCTGATTGTGTCAGCCTTCTCTCTGGGAGGTCTGATTGGGGCACTGCTGGCAGGTCCCATGGCCGTCCACTGTGGCAGGAAGAATTCGCTGCTTGTGAACAATGTCTTCTTGTTCGTTGGAGCTGTTCTTGTGCTCACGTGCAGGGTGGCAAAGTCTTTTGAGATGGTCATCCTCGCCAGGATCCTGGTGGGGATAAACTCAGGTGTGAGCATGAACATCCAGCCTATGTATTTTGGGGAGAGTGCTCCCACACACCTGAGAGGTGCTGTGGCTTTCTCCTCCGCTGTTTTCACTGCTTTTGGGATTTTCCTGGGTCAGGTGGTCGGACTCACTGAGCTGCTGGGCTCGGAGCCCCTCTGGACTTACCTACTAGCTAGTAACACTTTGCCTGGACTGATCCAGCTGCTTACCCTTCCCTGGTTTCCAGAAAGCCCTAGGTATCTCCTGATTGACCGGGGAGACCGAGAAGCGTGCCTCCATGCATTGGGCAGACTCCGTGGTGGAGAAGCTCCTGTTTTGGAAATGGAGGAGCTATGtcgagagcagcagcagcaattgGTAAATAACAGACCTGGGGCTGCTTCCAAGACACCCTGGTCCCTGTTTAAGGACCGTGAATTGAGATCCCAGCTCAGAATAGTCATGTTTGCCAGCAGTGCCATGATGCTCTGCGGCAATGACTCCATCTACTTCTATGCTTCCTACATCTTTCTGGAAGCAGGTATACCTTCAGACAAAGTTCAGTATGCAGCCATTGGCACTGGAGCGTCTGAACTAATTGCATCTATACTTAGCAATCTTCTGATTGAACGCATGGGCCGTAGGTACCTTCTTCTTGGAGGGTACAGTCTAATGTCTTGCTGGTCTATAGTTTTTACCATCGCTCTGATCCTCCAGAGTCGTGGGGTGGCGGGAATGCCCTACTTAAGCATTGTATGTGTTTATGCCTACATCCTCAGCTTTGGCTTAGGGCCTGCAGGAGTGACGGGGATCCTACCAGCTGAGATATTTGATCAGGGGGCTCGACCGGCTGCTTACATGATTGCCGGCTCATTCATGTGGCTCAGCCTGTTCTTGGTAGGAATGTTGTTTCCCTTCATTGTCAACGGCCTGGGGAACTTCTGCTTCCTGCCTTTCTTGGTGGTGTGTTTGATATCCGCAGTGTTTTTGGGGTACAGCGTTCCAGAGACTAAAGGCAAGACACTGGCCGAGATTACATCTGAGTTTCAGAGAAAAAGGGATACGAAGAAAAGTAAGCCAGGGAAGCAGGAGGATGGGACTGTGGAGAATCACTACCAGCTTGGTGCagcctcctccttcacctccttaAAGCAATATCCGGGTCTGAACCCAATGAATGAGGACAGAAATTTGATAAACTCTAGCGAAAGAGAAAACGAATCAGACCATGCGTTTGGAGTCATTGAAAGCACTTTATGA
- the si:ch211-131k2.2 gene encoding uncharacterized protein si:ch211-131k2.2 isoform X2: protein MENWRIHLAVVTFCALLQICQGLTASVEEERGLSPDWQDESLDPRATLMKRSKSLRFYGLMGKRSDTKKPFQVNRRNKGETFVGLMGRSISGAEPLTRINPSETITEFDVSEKQHEHGSPEEWIQILY, encoded by the exons ATGGAAAACTGGAGAATCCACCTCGCTGTTGTGACTTTTTGCGCTCTGCTGCAAATCTGTCAGGGACTGACTGCgagtgtggaggaggaaagaggattATCTCCGGACTGGCAG GACGAGTCACTGGACCCGAGAGCCACACTGATGAAAAGATCCAAGTCTCTTCGTTTCTACGGATTAATGGGAAAACGTTCAG ATACTAAGAAACCCTTTCAAGTTAACAGAC GAAACAAAGGGGAGACGTTTGTGGGCCTAATGGGAAGAAGCATCTCCGGCGCTg aaCCTTTGACCAGAATAAATCCGTCTGAAACAATCACCGAGTTTGACGTTTCCGAGAAACAACACGAGCACG GTTCACCAGAGGAATGGATCCAAATCCTGTattga
- the si:ch211-131k2.2 gene encoding uncharacterized protein si:ch211-131k2.2 isoform X1, giving the protein MANSQPQRFSFCLEMENWRIHLAVVTFCALLQICQGLTASVEEERGLSPDWQDESLDPRATLMKRSKSLRFYGLMGKRSDTKKPFQVNRRNKGETFVGLMGRSISGAEPLTRINPSETITEFDVSEKQHEHGSPEEWIQILY; this is encoded by the exons ATGGCTAA CTCACAACCACAGcgattttctttctgtcttgaAATGGAAAACTGGAGAATCCACCTCGCTGTTGTGACTTTTTGCGCTCTGCTGCAAATCTGTCAGGGACTGACTGCgagtgtggaggaggaaagaggattATCTCCGGACTGGCAG GACGAGTCACTGGACCCGAGAGCCACACTGATGAAAAGATCCAAGTCTCTTCGTTTCTACGGATTAATGGGAAAACGTTCAG ATACTAAGAAACCCTTTCAAGTTAACAGAC GAAACAAAGGGGAGACGTTTGTGGGCCTAATGGGAAGAAGCATCTCCGGCGCTg aaCCTTTGACCAGAATAAATCCGTCTGAAACAATCACCGAGTTTGACGTTTCCGAGAAACAACACGAGCACG GTTCACCAGAGGAATGGATCCAAATCCTGTattga